A region of Myxococcus stipitatus DSM 14675 DNA encodes the following proteins:
- a CDS encoding spermidine synthase, with the protein MLSRQGASLGISLDGGRRARSRRFLARVFRWLSQPRAVLYVGKPGAYRCIVSEDRGGRRYLQFGRDSAFQSVVRPGYPTRLELEYTQGMIAGVAFVNEPQRILMVGVGGGALPMFLRTAFPSAHIDAVDCDAEVLDVARRYLGFREDPRLHAHLEDGRRFIETPGPAYDVILLDAFGPRGAPRALSTWEFLRAVRARLVPGGVAVSNVHRAPNPLYPEMFQTWRASFEQLHAFDARTTANRIVVGLASTEKVPRSVLKARLSRLARAAGFNARALLSCRFEDREVRRTALAGRSLPLETALRDSTP; encoded by the coding sequence GTGCTCTCGCGTCAGGGCGCCTCGCTGGGCATTTCGCTCGACGGGGGCCGCCGCGCGCGCTCGCGGCGTTTCCTGGCGCGGGTGTTCCGGTGGCTGTCCCAGCCGCGCGCCGTGCTGTACGTGGGCAAGCCCGGGGCCTATCGCTGCATCGTCAGCGAGGACCGAGGGGGCCGGCGCTATCTCCAGTTCGGTCGGGACAGTGCGTTCCAGAGTGTGGTGCGGCCCGGCTACCCGACGCGGCTGGAGCTCGAGTACACGCAAGGAATGATTGCCGGCGTGGCCTTCGTGAACGAGCCCCAGCGCATCCTGATGGTGGGCGTGGGCGGAGGCGCGCTTCCCATGTTCCTGCGCACCGCGTTCCCCTCGGCGCACATCGACGCGGTGGACTGCGACGCGGAGGTGCTCGATGTCGCCCGGCGCTACCTGGGCTTCCGCGAGGACCCGCGGCTCCACGCGCACCTGGAGGATGGCCGGCGCTTCATCGAGACCCCCGGGCCCGCCTACGACGTCATCCTCCTGGATGCCTTCGGGCCCCGAGGCGCTCCCCGCGCGCTGTCGACGTGGGAGTTCCTCCGGGCCGTCCGCGCGAGGCTGGTCCCCGGAGGCGTCGCGGTGAGCAACGTGCACCGCGCTCCCAATCCGCTCTACCCGGAGATGTTCCAGACCTGGCGCGCCAGCTTCGAGCAGCTCCATGCCTTCGATGCGCGGACGACGGCCAACCGCATCGTCGTGGGCCTGGCGTCCACGGAGAAGGTGCCGCGGAGCGTGCTGAAGGCCCGGCTCTCCCGGCTGGCTCGCGCGGCGGGCTTCAACGCGCGCGCGCTGCTGTCCTGCAGGTTCGAGGACCGGGAGGTCCGCCGCACCGCGCTCGCGGGTCGCTCGCTCCCGCTGGAGACGGCGCTGAGGGACTCGACGCCCTGA
- the mdoH gene encoding glucans biosynthesis glucosyltransferase MdoH, with protein MEAHSFSPDSTGPRRAAVLGLAAATTVLGAREMHRLLSAQGTSAPELVLMVLFTLCFGWIALSFWTSIAGFLQLVLGPRLPGLRYPTAEEEARPLTSRTSVVMPIHNEDPTAVFANLQATYESVAATGHLDAFDFYVLSDSTRAEAWVAEELAWADLVRRVGGQGRIFYRRRTDNTGKKAGNLGDFCERWGRRYDFTVVLDADSLMDGRTLVKMARLMELNPRAGILQAPPLCVGRMTLFARLQQFAGRVYGPVVAAGAAAWQLGESNYWGHNAILRTEAFINHCGLPVLPGKQPFGGHILSHDFVEAALMRRAGYTVWLVPELGGSYEQPPPNLLAYAQRDRRWCQGNLQHLSLVLAGGLHPLSRAHFLMGVMSYVASPLWLLFLLSGLAAALHDRFLLDPHTLEAPHLAFDAPAALRLFGVSMAMLFAPKVLGLLLALFRSDESARMGGRVKLVLSVLAESVLASLLAPVMMLFQSHFVFGTLLGYRVNWSSQQREDADLPWSEAARRHAAHVAVGVGVIAVAALVSSSLVAWLMPVAGGLLLSIPLTVLTARASLGTWAARRGLFLLPEETEPPEVLERAQTLCEEHAVESVDDAVERVLSDTKTHALHLALLESQPELVRDSVPAALESARRKLLGGVTEPLSAQEKVAALLDVDTLSEAREQRLTRTLS; from the coding sequence ATGGAAGCCCACTCCTTCTCGCCCGACAGCACCGGACCCAGGCGCGCCGCCGTCCTGGGCCTGGCGGCCGCCACCACCGTCCTCGGGGCCAGGGAGATGCACCGCCTGCTGAGCGCGCAGGGCACGTCCGCGCCGGAGCTGGTGCTGATGGTGCTCTTCACGCTGTGCTTCGGCTGGATTGCCCTGTCCTTCTGGACGTCCATCGCGGGCTTCCTCCAGCTGGTGCTGGGGCCTCGGCTCCCGGGCCTGCGCTACCCCACGGCGGAGGAAGAGGCCCGTCCGCTGACGTCGCGCACGTCGGTGGTGATGCCCATCCACAACGAGGACCCGACGGCGGTCTTCGCCAACCTGCAGGCCACGTACGAGTCCGTCGCGGCCACGGGCCACCTGGACGCCTTCGACTTCTACGTGCTGAGCGACTCCACGCGCGCGGAGGCGTGGGTGGCGGAGGAGCTGGCGTGGGCGGACCTGGTCCGCCGCGTGGGAGGCCAGGGGCGCATCTTCTACCGGCGGCGCACGGACAACACCGGGAAGAAGGCGGGCAACCTCGGCGACTTCTGCGAGCGGTGGGGCCGCCGCTACGACTTCACGGTGGTGCTGGACGCCGACAGCCTGATGGACGGCCGCACGCTGGTGAAGATGGCGCGGCTCATGGAGCTCAACCCGCGCGCGGGCATCCTCCAGGCGCCGCCCTTGTGCGTGGGCCGCATGACGCTGTTCGCGCGACTGCAGCAGTTCGCGGGCCGGGTGTACGGCCCCGTCGTCGCCGCGGGCGCGGCGGCGTGGCAGCTGGGCGAGTCCAACTACTGGGGCCACAACGCCATCCTCCGCACGGAGGCGTTCATCAACCACTGCGGCCTGCCGGTGCTGCCCGGCAAGCAGCCCTTCGGCGGACACATCCTCAGCCACGACTTCGTCGAGGCGGCGCTGATGCGGCGCGCGGGCTACACGGTGTGGCTGGTGCCGGAGCTGGGCGGAAGCTACGAGCAGCCCCCGCCCAACCTCCTGGCCTACGCGCAGCGAGACCGGCGCTGGTGCCAGGGCAACCTCCAGCACCTGAGCCTGGTCCTGGCGGGCGGCCTGCATCCGCTCAGCCGCGCCCACTTCCTGATGGGCGTCATGTCGTACGTCGCCTCTCCGCTGTGGCTGCTGTTCCTGCTCTCCGGCCTGGCGGCGGCGCTGCATGACCGCTTCCTCCTGGACCCGCACACGCTGGAGGCGCCGCACCTGGCCTTCGACGCGCCCGCCGCGCTGCGGCTGTTCGGCGTGTCCATGGCCATGCTGTTCGCGCCCAAGGTGCTGGGCCTGCTCCTGGCCCTGTTCCGCTCGGACGAGTCGGCGCGGATGGGCGGCCGGGTGAAGCTGGTGCTGAGCGTGCTCGCGGAGAGTGTCCTCGCGTCGCTGCTCGCGCCGGTGATGATGCTGTTCCAGTCGCACTTCGTCTTCGGGACGCTCCTGGGCTACCGGGTGAACTGGTCCAGCCAGCAGCGCGAGGACGCGGACCTGCCGTGGTCCGAGGCGGCACGCCGTCACGCGGCGCACGTCGCGGTGGGCGTGGGCGTCATCGCCGTCGCGGCCCTGGTGTCCTCATCCCTGGTGGCCTGGCTGATGCCCGTCGCCGGGGGGCTGCTGCTGTCGATTCCCCTCACGGTGCTCACCGCGCGCGCCTCGCTGGGGACGTGGGCGGCGCGCCGGGGCCTGTTCCTCCTCCCCGAGGAGACGGAGCCCCCCGAGGTGCTGGAGCGCGCGCAGACGCTCTGCGAGGAGCACGCGGTGGAGTCCGTGGACGACGCCGTGGAGCGGGTGCTCTCCGACACGAAGACGCACGCGCTGCACCTGGCCCTGCTGGAGTCCCAGCCCGAGCTCGTCCGGGACTCGGTGCCCGCGGCGCTCGAGTCCGCGCGCCGCAAGCTGCTGGGCGGCGTGACGGAGCCCCTCTCCGCGCAGGAGAAGGTGGCGGCCCTGCTGGACGTCGACACGCTGAGCGAGGCGCGCGAGCAGCGCCTCACGCGCACCCTGTCCTGA
- a CDS encoding S1C family serine protease — protein sequence MAERSERSPPRDALVQASPSLVLLEVDGRCASGFIATDQGHLVTSLHVVAGARHIHAVLADGTRAQVDHIAAMDDRRDLAVLRLPSPPPAPPLDVSPVSLPGEGDTVYVLRAMAGPAPEIRSQEVRAVQVLGDWLTLLELTRTLPDDASGSPVLDMRGAVVGVATAALANGRALGLVIPTRYVAPLLRTSSRAPLSVLEAPRRRAGRVRQVPQHPLSLLEGATSDALESIATTLGHAINTGAPAYNRGDVDGCYRLYARTAERLIDSCEAFPGAQLALRDGLRRCEGLPDSDDRAWALRDTFDGLLDVIGRWLQVQPEPARATRPVTPPPKRYLN from the coding sequence ATGGCCGAGCGCAGCGAAAGGTCTCCGCCCCGTGACGCCTTGGTCCAGGCCTCACCGTCCCTGGTGCTGCTGGAAGTGGATGGCCGCTGCGCCTCGGGCTTCATCGCCACGGACCAGGGCCACCTCGTCACCAGCCTCCACGTGGTGGCGGGTGCCAGACACATCCACGCGGTGCTGGCGGATGGCACCCGCGCGCAGGTGGACCACATCGCCGCCATGGACGACCGCAGGGACCTGGCCGTCCTCCGACTCCCTTCGCCTCCGCCCGCGCCCCCGCTGGACGTGTCGCCCGTCTCGCTGCCGGGCGAGGGGGACACCGTCTACGTCCTGCGAGCCATGGCCGGCCCCGCACCGGAAATCCGCTCGCAGGAGGTGCGGGCCGTGCAGGTGCTCGGCGACTGGCTCACCTTGCTGGAGCTGACCCGGACGCTCCCGGACGACGCCTCCGGAAGTCCCGTGCTGGACATGCGCGGCGCGGTGGTGGGCGTGGCGACGGCGGCCCTGGCCAACGGCCGCGCCCTGGGCCTGGTCATCCCCACCCGCTATGTCGCCCCGCTGCTGCGCACCTCCTCGCGCGCGCCCCTCTCCGTCCTGGAGGCCCCGCGCCGCAGGGCCGGACGCGTGCGCCAGGTGCCCCAGCATCCGCTGAGCCTCCTGGAAGGCGCCACGTCGGACGCGCTGGAGTCCATCGCCACCACGCTGGGCCACGCCATCAACACGGGCGCGCCCGCCTACAACCGCGGCGACGTGGATGGCTGCTACCGCCTCTATGCCCGGACCGCCGAGCGGCTCATCGACTCGTGCGAGGCCTTCCCCGGCGCCCAACTCGCGCTGCGCGATGGACTGCGCCGCTGTGAGGGCCTGCCCGACTCCGACGACCGCGCCTGGGCGCTGCGCGACACCTTCGACGGGCTGCTGGACGTCATCGGCCGCTGGCTCCAGGTACAGCCGGAGCCCGCGCGCGCCACGCGGCCCGTGACGCCGCCCCCCAAGCGCTACCTCAATTGA
- a CDS encoding glucan biosynthesis protein → MRREVRAACVRWLGVALVATASTACAAASPSPASVARGAQPFTADTVVERARARAQAAYQEPRSTLPETYKHLSYDAYRDIRFRPEKSQWRAEGLPFQAQFFHPGFFFQFPVAMNEVSGGKSAPLRFSPEFFTYGPLVKPGPLKQADGFAGMRLMHPLNSQEYFDELVVFLGASYFRALGKGNLYGLSARGLAIDTATPRPEEFPSFREMWLEKPAPGATRVVVHALMDSPSVTGAFRFTLIPGDNTVMEVEATLFARKPVQQLGVAPLTSMYMYGENDRGAYDDFRPEIHDSDGLFIWTRGGEQLWRPLQNPAHLNVSSFTLESPRAFGVLQRDTAFSSYEDLEAHYERRPSAWVEPVGDWGPGVVRLVELPTPDETNDNIVAFWVPQEPLVPGKPLRVAYKLHWGSRSPWPKTGASVVATRVDAGDSWKGAKLKDTPTMRRFVIDFSPSPASDAKGDAPVEAVVSASSGQVLRPLVTRHTPTGGWRATFELHPASPAAPTELRAFLKRGSETLTETWSYLWIP, encoded by the coding sequence ATGCGACGTGAGGTGCGCGCGGCGTGCGTGCGGTGGCTGGGAGTGGCGCTGGTGGCCACGGCCAGCACGGCCTGCGCGGCGGCCTCTCCCTCCCCCGCCTCCGTGGCGCGTGGCGCCCAGCCCTTCACCGCGGACACCGTGGTGGAGCGTGCGAGGGCGCGAGCGCAGGCGGCGTACCAGGAGCCTCGCTCCACGCTGCCCGAGACGTACAAGCACCTGAGCTACGACGCGTACCGCGACATCCGCTTCCGCCCGGAGAAGTCCCAGTGGCGCGCGGAGGGGCTGCCCTTCCAGGCGCAGTTCTTCCACCCGGGCTTCTTCTTCCAGTTCCCGGTGGCCATGAACGAGGTGTCCGGCGGCAAGTCCGCGCCGCTGCGCTTCTCGCCTGAGTTCTTCACGTACGGGCCGCTGGTGAAGCCCGGTCCGCTCAAGCAGGCGGATGGCTTCGCGGGCATGCGCCTCATGCACCCGCTCAACAGCCAGGAGTACTTCGACGAGCTGGTGGTGTTCCTGGGCGCCAGCTACTTCCGCGCGCTGGGCAAGGGCAACCTGTACGGCCTCTCCGCGCGCGGCCTGGCCATCGACACCGCCACGCCGCGCCCGGAGGAGTTCCCCTCGTTCCGGGAGATGTGGCTGGAGAAGCCCGCGCCCGGCGCCACCCGCGTGGTGGTGCATGCGCTGATGGACAGCCCCAGCGTCACCGGCGCGTTCCGCTTCACGCTCATCCCCGGGGACAACACGGTGATGGAGGTGGAGGCCACGCTGTTCGCGCGCAAGCCCGTGCAGCAATTGGGCGTGGCGCCGCTGACGAGCATGTACATGTATGGGGAGAACGACCGCGGCGCCTACGACGACTTCCGCCCGGAGATCCACGACTCGGACGGCCTCTTCATCTGGACGCGCGGCGGCGAGCAGCTCTGGCGGCCCCTGCAGAACCCGGCGCACCTCAACGTCTCCAGCTTCACGCTGGAAAGTCCCCGGGCCTTCGGTGTCCTCCAGCGCGACACAGCCTTCAGCAGCTACGAGGACCTGGAGGCGCACTACGAGCGCCGTCCCAGCGCGTGGGTGGAGCCCGTGGGTGACTGGGGTCCGGGCGTGGTGCGGCTGGTGGAGCTGCCGACGCCCGACGAGACCAACGACAACATCGTCGCCTTCTGGGTGCCCCAGGAGCCGCTCGTCCCCGGCAAGCCGCTGCGCGTCGCCTACAAGCTGCACTGGGGCTCGCGCTCGCCGTGGCCGAAGACGGGCGCTTCCGTGGTGGCCACGCGCGTGGACGCGGGCGACTCGTGGAAGGGCGCGAAGCTGAAGGACACGCCCACGATGCGGCGCTTCGTCATCGACTTCTCACCGTCACCCGCGTCGGACGCAAAGGGTGATGCGCCGGTGGAGGCCGTGGTCAGCGCCTCCTCGGGCCAGGTGCTGCGTCCCCTCGTGACACGACACACGCCCACCGGAGGGTGGCGGGCCACGTTCGAGCTGCACCCCGCCTCCCCCGCCGCCCCCACCGAGCTGCGCGCGTTCCTCAAGCGCGGCTCGGAGACCCTCACCGAGACCTGGAGCTACCTGTGGATTCCGTGA
- a CDS encoding PAS domain S-box protein: MRVLIVAQGGADLSPLEALLEERGDTVVHVSRDVEVPAAWRAGACPLVVLDARDEGSRVPLVRALRSLPGGNAAVVLMVAQRGALHTATLALEEGADDILAWPMDTEELTLRLGMAERRSLRRESRAGVPFGDALRDTLLAVSPVPTCITTLVEGRVVAANDAYFRAFGYTREEMLGKTTVELHLWDRPFDRAQVMERLRQHGAVRGVDARYHTRTGEVRHTLLFMGLVPLGDEPHVISFFPDITPLKQAEEELRRSEVSFRTLIQSLPDLVAVFDRDARVRYANLKVARALGYSDVRELVGKHISDMIPPEDLASADARMHEALRTGRNALQDRRMVRRDGGILHVESTTFPLHFDGEDSIVSVAHDLTERHQMQARLRLAERMASVGTLAAGVAHEINNPLAYLTANLAFAREELSHLPAPGEPGVDPELLRSLADAQSALAEAQQGAERVRTIVRDLKTFSRVDALEDSVIDVRQVLDSTLNLATTEIRHRARVVKSFEDVPPVRANESRLGQVFLNLLVNAAQAIPEGAPERHEIRVTTRLGDASRVMVEVADTGVGIATEHLPRLFDPFFTTKAPGVGTGLGLSICHNLVTALGGEIRVRSAPGKGSTFQVLLPASEHPRVEPEPLVVEAPVVEKRGRLLVVDDEPLVCTALGRTLRPHHDVTLATRAQDALERIEAGEHYDVVFCDLMMPGMSGMDFYSTLLKRHPDQARRVVFLTGGAVTPQARAFLETVTSPHIEKPFAGRELLSLVQERLARV; the protein is encoded by the coding sequence ATGCGGGTCCTGATAGTCGCTCAGGGAGGGGCGGACCTGTCGCCACTGGAAGCCCTGCTGGAAGAGCGGGGGGACACGGTGGTCCACGTCTCGCGTGACGTGGAGGTCCCCGCGGCCTGGCGCGCCGGGGCCTGCCCCTTGGTGGTGCTGGACGCGAGGGACGAGGGCTCGCGCGTGCCGCTCGTGCGGGCCCTGCGCAGCCTCCCGGGCGGCAACGCGGCGGTGGTGCTGATGGTGGCCCAGCGCGGCGCCCTGCACACCGCGACGCTCGCGCTGGAGGAAGGCGCCGACGACATCCTCGCCTGGCCCATGGACACGGAGGAGCTGACGCTGCGGCTGGGGATGGCGGAGCGCCGCTCGCTGCGCAGGGAGTCGCGCGCGGGGGTGCCCTTCGGCGACGCGCTGCGAGACACGCTGCTGGCCGTCAGCCCCGTCCCCACCTGCATCACCACGCTGGTGGAGGGCCGGGTCGTCGCCGCCAATGACGCCTACTTCCGGGCCTTCGGCTACACGCGCGAGGAGATGCTGGGCAAGACGACGGTGGAGCTCCACCTGTGGGACCGCCCCTTCGACCGCGCGCAGGTGATGGAGCGGCTGCGGCAGCACGGCGCCGTGCGCGGGGTGGATGCCCGCTACCACACCCGCACGGGCGAGGTGCGCCACACGCTGCTCTTCATGGGCCTGGTTCCGCTGGGCGACGAGCCCCACGTCATCTCGTTCTTCCCCGACATCACCCCGCTCAAGCAGGCCGAGGAGGAGCTGCGCCGCTCGGAGGTGAGCTTCCGCACCCTCATCCAGAGCCTGCCGGACCTGGTGGCCGTCTTCGACCGCGACGCCCGCGTGCGCTACGCCAACCTCAAGGTGGCCCGCGCGCTGGGCTACTCCGACGTGCGCGAGCTGGTCGGCAAGCACATCTCCGACATGATTCCCCCGGAGGACCTGGCCTCCGCGGACGCTCGCATGCACGAGGCGCTGCGCACCGGCCGCAACGCGCTCCAGGACCGGCGCATGGTGCGGCGCGACGGCGGCATCCTCCACGTGGAGTCCACCACCTTCCCGCTCCACTTCGACGGCGAGGACTCCATCGTCTCCGTGGCGCACGACCTCACCGAGCGCCACCAGATGCAGGCGCGGCTGCGGCTCGCCGAGCGCATGGCCTCCGTGGGCACGCTCGCCGCGGGCGTGGCGCACGAAATCAACAACCCGCTGGCGTACCTCACCGCCAACCTGGCCTTCGCGCGCGAGGAGCTCTCCCACCTGCCCGCCCCCGGCGAGCCGGGCGTGGACCCGGAGCTCTTGCGCTCGCTCGCGGACGCGCAGTCCGCGCTCGCCGAGGCCCAGCAAGGCGCCGAGCGCGTGCGCACCATCGTCCGCGACCTGAAGACCTTCAGCCGCGTGGACGCGCTCGAGGACTCCGTCATCGACGTGCGCCAGGTGCTCGACTCCACGCTCAACCTGGCCACCACCGAAATCCGCCACCGCGCCCGCGTGGTGAAGTCCTTCGAGGACGTCCCGCCCGTGCGCGCCAACGAGTCGCGCCTGGGCCAGGTGTTCCTCAACCTGCTGGTCAACGCCGCGCAGGCCATCCCCGAGGGCGCGCCGGAGCGTCACGAGATTCGCGTCACCACGCGCCTGGGCGACGCGTCCCGGGTGATGGTGGAGGTGGCGGACACGGGCGTGGGCATCGCCACCGAGCACCTGCCGCGCCTCTTCGACCCGTTCTTCACCACCAAGGCCCCCGGCGTGGGCACCGGCCTGGGCCTGTCCATCTGCCACAACCTGGTGACGGCGCTGGGCGGTGAGATTCGCGTGCGCAGCGCCCCCGGCAAGGGCTCCACGTTCCAGGTGCTGCTGCCCGCCTCCGAGCACCCCCGCGTGGAGCCGGAGCCGCTCGTCGTCGAGGCGCCCGTCGTCGAGAAGCGCGGCCGGCTGCTCGTCGTGGATGACGAGCCCCTGGTCTGCACCGCGCTGGGCCGCACGCTGCGCCCCCACCACGACGTCACGCTCGCCACGCGCGCGCAGGACGCGCTGGAGCGCATCGAAGCCGGCGAGCACTACGACGTCGTCTTCTGCGACTTGATGATGCCGGGCATGAGCGGGATGGACTTCTACTCCACCCTCCTCAAGCGCCATCCGGACCAGGCCCGCCGCGTCGTCTTCCTCACCGGCGGTGCGGTGACACCCCAGGCGCGCGCCTTCCTCGAAACCGTCACCAGTCCCCACATCGAAAAGCCCTTCGCGGGCCGCGAGCTCCTGTCCTTGGTGCAAGAACGATTGGCCCGTGTCTGA
- a CDS encoding M18 family aminopeptidase, whose protein sequence is MSPTDTDALANDLLAYIDASPTPYHAVRETARRLEQAGYRALDERESWSLEPGARVYVTRGDTSIAAFQLGTSPVDRAGFRLVGAHTDSPNLRLKPHAELTRNGYRQLGVEVYGGVLLHTWTDRDLSLAGRVVVMEGGKGGKGGVPRSHLVDFRKPLLRVPNLAIHLNRAVNTDGLKLNPQDHMVPVLGLEHADATDLRAMLVNELARGGVKTEAANILGFDLCLYDLQPSTRSGARSEFLHAPRLDNLASCHAGLSALLSAPDSREATSGLILFDHEEVGSRSAQGAASPFLRSLLERITLAHSDGKPDAFHRAMAQSFLVSADMAHAVHPNYPSLHEPKHQPQMGAGPVIKSNVNQSYATDGESWAYFATLCRSAGVTPQHFVTRTDLGCGSTIGPISAGQLGIRTVDVGNPMLSMHSIREMACASDVAAMVAVLRRLYA, encoded by the coding sequence ATGAGCCCCACCGATACCGATGCCCTGGCCAATGACTTGCTCGCGTACATCGACGCCTCGCCCACGCCGTACCATGCGGTGCGCGAGACGGCGCGTCGCCTGGAGCAGGCCGGCTACCGCGCGCTGGATGAGCGCGAGTCCTGGTCGCTGGAGCCGGGCGCGCGGGTCTACGTCACCCGGGGCGACACCAGCATCGCGGCCTTCCAGCTCGGCACCTCGCCGGTGGACCGCGCGGGCTTCCGGCTGGTCGGCGCCCACACGGACTCGCCCAACCTGAGGCTCAAGCCCCACGCGGAGCTCACCCGGAACGGCTACCGGCAGCTCGGCGTGGAGGTGTACGGCGGCGTGCTGCTGCACACCTGGACGGACCGCGACTTGTCGCTCGCGGGCCGCGTCGTCGTGATGGAGGGAGGCAAGGGGGGCAAGGGCGGCGTGCCGCGCAGCCACCTGGTGGACTTCCGCAAGCCGCTGCTGCGGGTGCCCAACCTGGCCATCCACCTCAACCGCGCGGTGAACACGGACGGCCTGAAGCTCAACCCCCAGGACCACATGGTGCCCGTGCTGGGGCTGGAGCACGCGGACGCCACGGACCTCCGGGCGATGCTGGTGAACGAGCTGGCCCGTGGCGGCGTGAAGACGGAGGCCGCGAACATCCTGGGCTTCGACTTGTGCCTCTACGACTTGCAGCCGTCGACGCGCTCGGGGGCCCGCTCGGAGTTCCTCCACGCGCCTCGCCTGGACAACCTCGCGAGCTGCCACGCGGGCCTGTCCGCGCTGCTGTCCGCCCCGGACTCGCGCGAGGCCACCAGCGGCCTCATCCTGTTCGACCACGAGGAGGTGGGCAGCCGCAGCGCGCAGGGCGCCGCGTCTCCGTTCCTGCGGTCGCTGCTGGAGCGTATCACCCTGGCGCACTCGGACGGAAAGCCCGACGCGTTCCACCGCGCGATGGCCCAGTCCTTCCTGGTGAGCGCGGACATGGCGCACGCCGTCCATCCCAACTACCCGTCGCTGCACGAGCCGAAGCACCAGCCGCAGATGGGCGCGGGGCCCGTCATCAAGTCGAACGTGAACCAGTCCTACGCCACCGACGGCGAGTCGTGGGCGTACTTCGCCACGCTGTGCCGCTCGGCGGGCGTGACGCCGCAGCACTTCGTCACGCGCACGGACCTGGGCTGCGGCAGCACCATCGGCCCCATCTCCGCGGGGCAGCTCGGCATCCGCACCGTGGACGTGGGCAACCCGATGTTGTCCATGCACTCCATCCGCGAGATGGCGTGTGCGTCCGACGTGGCGGCCATGGTGGCCGTGCTCCGCCGGCTCTACGCGTAA
- a CDS encoding DUF2378 family protein, with translation MERVGSKDGMHESWRAPPLPVQVSRRNFEGLFVHALKPTGAFAQSLRDIGYDAEVFQEYYPLTVWRAALGVARRFACAGQPLEEANRALGLRYVEGFAQTLVGRIFATAAPLLGTERCLARLPMYLRAGREDMRMGVEAVGLRDWRVRVVDGDPLPDFVAGVVEGVLRHTRVDTRVEVLERQPSGYVLRVWWGEA, from the coding sequence ATGGAAAGGGTTGGCTCGAAGGACGGGATGCATGAGTCGTGGCGGGCTCCACCCCTGCCGGTGCAGGTATCCCGGCGCAACTTCGAGGGATTGTTTGTCCATGCGCTCAAGCCGACGGGAGCGTTTGCCCAATCCTTGCGAGACATTGGCTACGACGCGGAGGTCTTCCAGGAGTACTACCCGCTGACGGTGTGGCGCGCCGCGCTGGGTGTGGCCCGGCGCTTCGCCTGCGCGGGACAACCCCTGGAGGAGGCGAATCGCGCACTCGGTCTGCGCTACGTGGAGGGTTTCGCGCAGACGCTGGTGGGGCGCATCTTCGCCACCGCCGCGCCCCTGTTGGGGACGGAGCGGTGCCTGGCGCGGCTCCCCATGTACCTGCGGGCGGGGCGCGAGGACATGCGGATGGGGGTGGAGGCGGTGGGGCTGCGCGACTGGCGGGTGCGGGTGGTGGATGGAGATCCACTGCCGGACTTCGTGGCCGGCGTGGTGGAGGGCGTGCTGCGCCACACCCGGGTGGACACGCGGGTGGAGGTGCTGGAGCGGCAGCCCTCGGGGTACGTGCTCCGGGTGTGGTGGGGCGAGGCGTGA